One segment of Streptomyces sp. NA02950 DNA contains the following:
- a CDS encoding FAD-binding oxidoreductase has translation MSNLKHVVYWHDTEPVVPGPPLRESVDCDVCIVGGGFTGLWTAYFLKEAEPALDIHIVEAKHSGYGASGRADGFVTPTIGKDLQALVKKFGAQRALEATQAVGRSILEIGRFTRRNKVDAGYEANDYLMVATDRGQVRRLREDRELAERIGGVAPEILSGEEARDIIDSPAVQAGMRVGGALVNPFRLARGIARVVRDKGVVIHDDTPCLRVEPGVRTTVVTAGGRVTADKVVLATNVHMDAFRPFRHRVVPIWTYAMVSEPLTDRQIERVRWAGREGMVEAKSLLTCARFTHDNRIMFAGGPAPYYYGRDKRQRNMNRDEVYRTIRHEFQRFFPQWDDVSFSYAYGGTADVVRDYAPHFGRLSHGVFYGYGYCGNGIAATHTGGKVLRDLVLGKDTDHSRLLLVDNDQRKPPPPFPPEPFLFAGARMAPRLMDWKDARP, from the coding sequence TTGAGCAACCTGAAACATGTCGTGTACTGGCACGACACCGAGCCCGTCGTGCCCGGACCCCCGCTGCGGGAGTCGGTCGACTGCGATGTGTGCATTGTCGGCGGTGGATTCACCGGACTGTGGACGGCCTACTTCCTCAAGGAGGCCGAACCCGCGCTGGACATCCACATCGTCGAAGCGAAGCACTCCGGTTACGGAGCCTCGGGACGGGCGGACGGATTTGTCACCCCGACCATCGGCAAGGATCTCCAGGCGCTCGTCAAGAAGTTCGGTGCGCAGCGGGCCCTGGAAGCCACCCAGGCCGTCGGGCGGTCCATCCTGGAAATCGGCCGGTTCACCCGCAGGAACAAGGTCGACGCGGGATACGAGGCCAATGACTACCTGATGGTCGCCACCGACCGTGGTCAGGTCAGGCGGTTGCGGGAGGACCGGGAGCTGGCCGAGCGCATCGGCGGGGTCGCGCCCGAGATCCTCAGCGGTGAAGAGGCCCGGGACATCATCGACTCGCCCGCCGTCCAGGCCGGTATGCGGGTCGGCGGCGCCCTGGTCAACCCGTTCCGGCTGGCGCGCGGTATCGCCCGGGTGGTCCGGGACAAGGGCGTGGTCATCCATGACGACACCCCCTGTCTGCGGGTCGAGCCCGGTGTGCGGACCACCGTCGTCACCGCGGGCGGCCGGGTCACCGCCGACAAGGTGGTGCTCGCCACCAACGTCCACATGGACGCGTTCCGGCCGTTCCGCCACCGGGTCGTCCCGATCTGGACCTACGCGATGGTGAGCGAACCGCTCACGGACCGGCAGATCGAGCGGGTGCGCTGGGCCGGACGCGAGGGCATGGTGGAGGCCAAGTCCCTGCTGACCTGCGCCCGTTTCACCCACGACAACCGCATCATGTTCGCGGGGGGTCCCGCGCCGTACTACTACGGGCGTGACAAGCGGCAGCGCAACATGAACCGCGACGAGGTCTACCGCACGATCCGCCACGAGTTCCAGCGGTTCTTCCCGCAGTGGGACGACGTGTCCTTCAGCTACGCCTACGGGGGGACCGCCGACGTCGTCCGCGACTACGCACCGCACTTCGGCCGGCTCAGCCACGGTGTGTTCTACGGCTACGGCTACTGCGGCAACGGCATCGCGGCCACCCACACCGGTGGCAAGGTCCTTCGCGATCTGGTGCTCGGCAAGGACACCGACCACTCGCGGCTGCTGCTGGTCGACAACGACCAGCGCAAGCCCCCGCCCCCGTTCCCGCCCGAGCCCTTCCTCTTCGCCGGAGCCCGGATGGCGCCCCGGCTGATGGACTGGAAGGACGCCCGGCCATGA
- a CDS encoding SDR family oxidoreductase, whose translation MSGTPRTVLLTGASGVVGRSLLRENTGPTDGREAAGLRIIAASHSAPAPEAERSVACDVTAERFGLDEESYAALADEVDVVIHSAGLTEWGLPAERYQPINVEGTRRVAEFAERAGAVVHFMSTAFVAALADTAPMPLGDGNVCRNYIESKHRAEELLRASGVPHTVFRPTNLVGDSVTGWTSQGQIVQLMSDWIGRGRAPFVPAHDGIRMDFVPQDLLSKAVLRAIQLGDDQGEFWVTYGAEAMDVAECLQVVVKHAAARGRDLTAPPVVDPASLDPAELARMAPMTRSYLSVLRDVSEVTACSGGVLPTSMPHLRERYGVPPVADSTAYLRSLEYATAHLS comes from the coding sequence ATGAGCGGCACACCGCGGACCGTATTGCTCACCGGTGCCTCCGGTGTGGTCGGCCGATCCCTGCTGCGCGAGAACACCGGCCCCACGGACGGCCGGGAGGCCGCGGGACTGCGCATCATCGCCGCCTCCCACAGCGCCCCCGCGCCGGAGGCCGAGCGGTCGGTGGCCTGCGACGTCACGGCCGAGCGCTTCGGACTGGACGAGGAGAGCTACGCGGCGCTGGCCGACGAGGTGGACGTGGTCATCCACTCCGCCGGGCTGACCGAATGGGGTCTGCCCGCCGAGCGCTACCAGCCGATCAATGTCGAGGGCACCCGGCGGGTCGCCGAGTTCGCCGAACGGGCCGGTGCGGTCGTCCACTTCATGAGCACGGCCTTCGTCGCCGCGCTCGCGGACACCGCCCCGATGCCGCTCGGCGACGGAAATGTGTGCCGCAACTACATCGAGTCCAAGCACCGGGCCGAGGAGCTGCTGCGCGCGTCCGGAGTGCCGCACACCGTGTTCCGGCCCACCAACCTGGTCGGCGACTCGGTGACCGGCTGGACATCCCAGGGCCAGATCGTCCAGTTGATGTCCGACTGGATCGGCCGCGGCCGGGCGCCCTTCGTCCCTGCCCACGACGGGATCCGGATGGACTTCGTCCCGCAGGACCTGCTGTCCAAGGCGGTGCTGCGGGCCATCCAACTCGGCGACGACCAGGGCGAGTTCTGGGTGACCTACGGGGCCGAGGCGATGGATGTGGCCGAGTGTCTCCAGGTGGTCGTCAAACACGCCGCCGCCCGGGGGCGGGACCTCACCGCACCACCGGTCGTGGACCCGGCCTCGCTGGACCCGGCCGAGCTGGCACGGATGGCGCCGATGACCCGCTCGTACCTCTCCGTGCTGCGCGATGTCAGCGAGGTCACCGCGTGCAGCGGCGGGGTCCTGCCCACCTCCATGCCCCACCTCCGCGAGCGCTACGGCGTGCCGCCTGTGGCCGACTCCACGGCGTACCTCCGCAGCCTGGAGTACGCCACGGCGCATCTGAGCTGA
- a CDS encoding DUF3662 domain-containing protein has protein sequence METLSRWERALERWQEGLLAKMSRSGPVELVEALQRECDDHAVVCGPKRVVVPNAYDVELSEGVYGELTRRGCSVGQVLTDSLLRHAERNGYEWAGPLTVHVTWSREVPNGRYRVAGNPMAHIRADGFAAPVVTPVPAPVPE, from the coding sequence ATGGAGACGCTGAGCCGATGGGAACGAGCGCTCGAACGCTGGCAGGAAGGACTGCTCGCCAAGATGTCCCGGAGCGGACCCGTGGAACTCGTCGAAGCGCTGCAACGGGAGTGCGACGACCACGCCGTGGTCTGCGGACCGAAGCGGGTGGTGGTCCCCAACGCCTACGACGTCGAGCTGTCCGAGGGCGTGTACGGGGAGCTGACCCGGCGCGGCTGCTCGGTGGGACAGGTGCTCACCGACAGCCTGCTGCGCCACGCGGAGAGGAACGGATACGAATGGGCGGGCCCGCTGACCGTCCATGTGACCTGGTCCCGCGAGGTGCCGAACGGACGGTACCGGGTGGCTGGAAACCCCATGGCCCACATCCGCGCGGACGGGTTCGCCGCTCCGGTGGTCACTCCGGTACCCGCTCCGGTACCCGAGTAG
- a CDS encoding transcriptional regulator, producing MARHNGRPGHRGSGDGPSLTELAGEQASGALLCDAGTVYLSRGRVVHAESPVAPGIDVLLTTGGRLTADTWREAVGRTDGPGVGRFLVDSGRLSDAELEICHLGALFDAAYFALGTGSGPRGFQPGAAHWLGPVRPVGADAVERETRRRGRLLDDLWPCPQVDTAPVVLRRPDPRSPAVTRRQRAVLELADGVRTPADIARALGRPAFHTLIDIRRLAAAGHVDTPRPQATASPARSPGSGAVVWPGPVPGTVFADPGIDLLRRLRDALEATL from the coding sequence ATGGCGAGACACAACGGCCGACCGGGACACCGCGGATCCGGAGACGGGCCCAGCCTCACCGAGCTCGCCGGTGAACAGGCCAGCGGCGCCCTGCTGTGCGACGCGGGCACCGTCTATCTGTCGCGGGGCCGGGTCGTGCACGCCGAGAGCCCGGTGGCCCCCGGTATCGATGTGCTGCTCACCACCGGTGGACGGCTGACCGCCGACACCTGGCGGGAGGCGGTCGGCCGTACGGACGGTCCCGGCGTCGGCCGGTTCCTGGTCGACAGCGGTCGGCTGTCGGACGCGGAGCTGGAAATCTGCCACCTGGGGGCGCTGTTCGACGCGGCCTACTTCGCCCTGGGTACCGGCAGCGGCCCGCGCGGCTTCCAGCCGGGCGCCGCCCACTGGCTGGGCCCGGTCCGCCCGGTGGGTGCCGACGCCGTCGAACGGGAGACCCGGCGACGCGGCCGACTGCTGGACGATTTATGGCCTTGTCCCCAAGTCGACACCGCGCCGGTAGTGCTCCGCCGGCCGGATCCGCGGTCCCCGGCCGTGACCCGCCGTCAGCGCGCGGTGCTGGAGCTGGCCGACGGTGTGCGCACCCCCGCCGACATCGCCCGAGCCCTGGGCCGCCCCGCCTTCCACACCCTCATCGACATCCGGCGGCTGGCCGCCGCCGGACATGTCGACACCCCCCGGCCCCAGGCCACCGCGTCACCGGCCCGCTCCCCCGGGTCCGGCGCGGTGGTCTGGCCCGGCCCCGTCCCCGGCACCGTCTTCGCCGACCCCGGTATCGATCTGCTGCGTCGGCTCCGTGACGCCTTGGAGGCAACCCTGTGA
- a CDS encoding acyl carrier protein, whose product MITVEDVCGLIAKKLGSKADSFTLNADTAFDEVGLSSLQIADIVYTIEDDAGIEFDPSQAASVKTVGDLVKLAEATKASAE is encoded by the coding sequence GTGATTACCGTCGAGGACGTCTGCGGTCTCATAGCCAAGAAGCTCGGCAGCAAGGCGGATTCGTTCACACTCAACGCCGATACCGCCTTCGACGAGGTGGGCCTGTCGAGTCTCCAGATCGCTGACATCGTCTACACCATCGAGGACGACGCGGGAATCGAATTCGACCCGAGCCAGGCCGCGAGCGTGAAGACCGTGGGTGATCTCGTGAAGCTGGCCGAGGCCACCAAGGCGAGCGCCGAGTGA
- a CDS encoding SDR family NAD(P)-dependent oxidoreductase → MNDGWNPPDLSKAVAVVTGASRGVGRGIAAALGAAGATVYVTGRSARDGSRTENLPGTVDETAEEVTRRGGTGVAVRCDHRDPADNEALFERINTDHGRLDLLVNNAWGGYERSSEVRFDAPYWDQPMWRYDLFEGSLRAQYDVTRRLTRLMLPEKRGLIVGISFSDGDIYLGQVGYDVFKSASDRMCRGFAADLRKTDIAAVSLHPGFVRTERVEAAWDALGSGPAAVVHTPEYVGRAVVSLLADPEAKEYTGQVLATGDLAERYGFDDVDGKRPPAFRLEGRMTLATRMDRLNRVVKQRSEQQRSEQQ, encoded by the coding sequence GTGAACGACGGCTGGAACCCACCGGACCTCAGCAAGGCGGTGGCGGTGGTCACCGGCGCCAGCCGGGGCGTGGGCCGTGGCATCGCCGCCGCGCTCGGCGCGGCGGGGGCGACCGTGTACGTCACGGGCCGCAGCGCGCGCGACGGGAGCCGGACCGAGAACCTGCCGGGCACGGTCGACGAGACGGCCGAGGAGGTCACCCGGCGTGGCGGCACGGGTGTCGCCGTACGCTGCGACCACCGCGATCCGGCGGACAACGAGGCGCTGTTCGAGCGGATCAACACCGACCACGGGCGGCTCGATCTGCTGGTCAACAACGCCTGGGGCGGCTACGAACGCTCCTCCGAGGTCCGCTTCGACGCCCCGTACTGGGATCAGCCCATGTGGCGCTACGACCTCTTCGAGGGGTCGCTACGGGCTCAGTACGATGTGACCCGCCGCCTCACCCGGCTGATGCTCCCGGAGAAGCGCGGCCTGATCGTGGGCATCAGCTTCTCCGACGGGGACATCTATCTGGGCCAGGTCGGCTACGACGTGTTCAAGTCGGCCTCGGACCGCATGTGCCGGGGGTTCGCCGCCGATCTGCGCAAGACCGATATCGCGGCCGTCTCCCTGCACCCCGGCTTCGTCCGCACCGAGCGGGTGGAGGCGGCCTGGGACGCTCTCGGCAGCGGCCCCGCCGCGGTGGTGCACACACCGGAGTACGTCGGCCGCGCGGTCGTCTCGCTGCTGGCGGACCCGGAGGCCAAGGAGTACACCGGGCAGGTGCTGGCCACCGGTGACCTGGCCGAGCGGTACGGCTTCGACGATGTGGACGGTAAGCGGCCCCCGGCCTTCCGGCTGGAGGGGCGGATGACGCTGGCCACCCGGATGGACCGGCTGAACCGCGTGGTCAAGCAGCGGTCGGAACAGCAGCGGTCGGAACAGCAGTAG
- a CDS encoding dihydrofolate reductase family protein encodes MRKIILSMSVSLDGYFEGPNREIDWHQVDDELHRHFNEHAAAMGAFLSGRVTHELMAGFWPTADADPSCTGPMAEFAAIWREMPKIVFSRTLTGADWNTTVRHEVNVDEIMALKARPGGDLALGGADLAETFRRHDLIDEYRIYVHPVLLGRGRPLFRPSDTTTGLELERTRTFGNGVVLLHYRRSGSAVPG; translated from the coding sequence CTGAGGAAGATCATCCTGTCCATGTCGGTGTCCCTCGACGGCTACTTCGAGGGGCCGAACCGCGAGATCGACTGGCATCAGGTCGACGACGAACTGCACCGCCACTTCAATGAACACGCCGCGGCCATGGGCGCCTTCCTCAGTGGACGTGTCACCCATGAGCTGATGGCCGGCTTCTGGCCGACGGCCGACGCCGACCCGTCCTGTACCGGGCCCATGGCCGAATTCGCCGCGATCTGGCGGGAGATGCCCAAGATCGTGTTCTCCCGGACCCTCACCGGCGCCGACTGGAACACCACCGTCCGGCACGAAGTGAACGTGGACGAGATCATGGCACTGAAGGCACGGCCGGGCGGCGATCTGGCACTCGGCGGCGCCGACCTGGCCGAAACGTTTCGGCGGCACGACCTGATCGACGAGTACCGGATCTATGTCCATCCGGTGCTGCTCGGACGGGGCAGACCCCTCTTCCGGCCCTCGGACACCACCACCGGGCTGGAACTGGAGCGGACCCGGACCTTCGGCAATGGTGTGGTCCTGCTCCACTACCGGCGGTCCGGGTCCGCGGTGCCCGGGTGA
- a CDS encoding IS110 family transposase, which translates to MSTSHTRIWVGIDAGKGHHWAVAVDADGETLFSTKVINDESQILALIDTARERADEVRWAVDISGRASTLLLALLIAHGQQVVYVPGRTVNRMSGAYRGEGKTDAKDARVIADQARMRPKDFAPLNTPPELVTTLQVLTNYRADLIADRVRLINRLRDLLVGICPALERAFDYSAAKGPIVMLTEYQTPAALRRIGVKRLTTWLERRKVRSADTVATKAVEAAQSQMTVLPGEKRAAKLVCDLAHQLLTLDERIKDNDREIRETFRDDDRAEVIESMPGMGPILGAEFVAIVGDLSGYRDAGRLASHAGLAPVARDSGRRSGNYHRPKRYNRRLRHIFYLAAQTAMMRPGPSRDYYLKKRSEGLLHTQALLALARRRVDVLWAMLRDKRPFTPAPPVTQAA; encoded by the coding sequence TTGAGCACGTCTCACACGCGGATATGGGTCGGCATCGACGCCGGCAAGGGGCATCACTGGGCGGTGGCGGTCGACGCCGACGGCGAGACACTTTTCTCGACGAAGGTGATCAACGACGAGTCGCAGATTCTCGCCCTCATCGACACCGCCCGTGAGCGGGCCGATGAAGTGCGGTGGGCGGTGGATATCTCCGGCAGGGCCTCCACCCTGCTGCTGGCCCTGCTGATTGCCCACGGCCAGCAGGTGGTCTACGTGCCCGGCCGGACGGTCAACCGTATGTCCGGCGCCTACCGTGGGGAGGGCAAGACCGACGCCAAGGACGCCCGTGTCATCGCCGACCAGGCCCGCATGCGCCCGAAGGACTTCGCCCCGCTGAACACACCCCCGGAGCTGGTCACCACCCTCCAGGTGCTCACCAACTACCGGGCCGACCTGATCGCCGACCGGGTGAGACTGATCAACCGGCTCCGCGACCTGCTGGTCGGGATCTGTCCCGCGCTGGAACGGGCCTTCGACTACTCCGCGGCCAAGGGGCCCATCGTCATGCTGACCGAGTACCAGACCCCGGCAGCCCTCCGCCGGATCGGCGTCAAGCGGCTGACGACCTGGCTGGAACGCCGCAAGGTCCGAAGCGCCGACACCGTGGCCACCAAGGCGGTGGAGGCCGCCCAGTCCCAGATGACCGTGCTGCCCGGCGAGAAACGGGCTGCCAAGCTGGTCTGCGACCTCGCCCACCAGCTGCTGACGCTGGACGAGCGGATCAAGGACAACGACCGGGAGATCCGCGAAACCTTCCGCGACGACGACCGCGCCGAGGTCATCGAGTCCATGCCCGGCATGGGGCCCATCCTCGGCGCCGAGTTCGTCGCCATCGTCGGGGACCTGTCGGGCTACCGCGATGCCGGCCGACTTGCCTCCCACGCCGGCCTGGCCCCGGTCGCGCGGGACTCCGGCCGCCGCAGCGGCAACTATCACCGGCCCAAGCGCTACAACCGGCGCCTGCGACACATCTTCTACCTGGCCGCGCAGACCGCGATGATGCGGCCCGGTCCGTCCAGGGACTACTACCTCAAGAAACGATCCGAGGGCCTGCTGCATACCCAGGCCCTGCTCGCACTCGCCCGCCGCCGGGTCGACGTGCTGTGGGCGATGCTGCGTGACAAAAGGCCGTTCACCCCCGCCCCACCGGTCACGCAGGCGGCTTGA
- a CDS encoding acyl-CoA desaturase, whose product MDGREHRWFILAASVIPLVAVFGAMVLLWQEIFRWSDIVVLVIMYAISGFGISTGYHRMLTHRSFETYKPIRVALATAGVMAGQGPPIIWAAHHRRHHRVADKAGDPHSPHLDFEPGFKGMMAGLWHAHLGWLFRTELTSDPIRYCPDLVREKPLRWLSENLVPVVLAGVLLPGLIAYAITGGSVRALLTGILWGGLVRIFLINHMTYAVNSVGHYFGRRRFTTTDESRNVAWLAIPSFGEAWHNNHHAFPRSARHGMKWYELDLSAILIWSLEKTRLAWKVVRIDTERLTMREANISRVEAGRLGRQELLEGQQRIAPMADRKRNATASVVDVE is encoded by the coding sequence ATGGACGGTAGGGAACATCGCTGGTTCATCCTCGCGGCGTCGGTGATTCCGCTCGTCGCGGTCTTCGGCGCCATGGTTCTCCTGTGGCAGGAGATCTTCCGCTGGTCGGACATCGTCGTCCTGGTCATCATGTACGCGATCTCCGGCTTCGGTATCTCCACCGGCTACCACCGGATGCTGACCCACCGTTCCTTCGAGACCTACAAGCCGATCCGGGTCGCCCTGGCCACCGCGGGAGTCATGGCCGGACAGGGCCCGCCGATCATCTGGGCCGCCCACCACCGGCGTCACCACAGGGTGGCCGACAAGGCCGGTGACCCGCACAGCCCGCATCTCGACTTCGAGCCCGGCTTCAAGGGCATGATGGCCGGACTGTGGCACGCCCACCTCGGCTGGCTGTTCCGGACCGAGCTGACCTCCGATCCCATCCGTTACTGCCCGGACCTGGTGCGCGAGAAGCCCCTGCGCTGGCTCAGCGAGAACCTGGTGCCGGTGGTGCTGGCCGGGGTGCTGCTGCCCGGCCTGATCGCGTACGCCATCACCGGCGGTTCGGTACGTGCGCTGCTCACCGGCATCCTGTGGGGCGGCCTGGTCCGCATCTTCCTGATCAACCACATGACCTACGCGGTGAACTCGGTCGGCCACTACTTCGGCCGGCGGCGGTTCACCACCACCGACGAGTCCCGCAACGTGGCCTGGCTCGCCATCCCGTCGTTCGGCGAGGCATGGCACAACAACCACCACGCCTTCCCCCGCTCGGCGCGGCACGGCATGAAGTGGTACGAGCTCGACCTGAGCGCCATCCTCATCTGGAGCCTGGAGAAGACCCGCCTGGCCTGGAAGGTCGTCCGCATCGACACCGAGCGGCTGACCATGCGGGAGGCCAACATCAGCCGGGTGGAGGCGGGCCGGCTGGGCCGCCAGGAGCTGCTGGAGGGCCAGCAGCGGATCGCACCCATGGCCGACCGCAAGCGGAACGCGACGGCGTCCGTGGTGGACGTCGAGTAG
- a CDS encoding AMP-binding protein codes for MQLWNALTSGSAGGTLHAWSGEDFEHTPWREVVADAHGMAARLRAHGVRPGTRVATILTNTPDTVRGLLAIWLAGGAVASLPLPTRGQSQEEYRRQFAAVAARLDPTLLLVDDWLTSLVPEELTAQVPVAGWASLRGSGTIEPSPPGPDDIAFIQYSSGSTSTPKGCALTTRAIEEQMKIILSLTGGRPANDTVVSWLPLSHDMGMFGCLLYAWSYDFHFVLSTPERFAMAPRSWFRDMSEYEATMTAGTSTAVYLAARAQGRAELPKELRLRAAVIGAERVDWDTLAMATEKFSRFGLSETAFQPAYGMAEATLAVTGKPWANAPSSLVFDGAALLDLKAVEVSADHPRATRLVSNGLALPGVEVVAGSSGQVAEIEVGSPSLAQGYYADPERTADRFVDGRLRTGDLGFVHDGELYVMGRSDDMLSVGGRKIYAAEIESAVDSFPQVRKGCAAVVDIGGSGDLPRLVLMLEPQGKPRDFRPIADQAAAVALEKSGVALSECVFLPRGTLPKTPSGKIQRFRCRAMLDGDRLEPLARVAFA; via the coding sequence ATGCAACTGTGGAACGCGCTGACCAGCGGCTCGGCGGGCGGCACCCTGCACGCCTGGTCCGGCGAGGACTTCGAGCACACACCGTGGCGCGAGGTGGTCGCCGACGCCCATGGGATGGCCGCGCGGCTGCGCGCCCACGGAGTGCGGCCCGGCACCCGGGTGGCCACCATCCTCACCAACACCCCGGACACGGTCCGAGGGCTGCTCGCCATCTGGCTCGCGGGCGGCGCGGTGGCCTCGCTGCCGCTGCCCACCCGCGGCCAGAGCCAGGAGGAGTACCGCCGTCAGTTCGCCGCCGTCGCCGCGCGGCTGGATCCGACGCTGCTGCTGGTGGACGACTGGCTGACCTCCCTGGTGCCCGAGGAGCTGACCGCCCAGGTGCCGGTGGCGGGGTGGGCCTCGCTGCGCGGTTCCGGGACCATCGAGCCGAGCCCGCCGGGGCCGGACGACATCGCCTTCATCCAGTACTCCTCGGGCAGCACCAGCACCCCCAAGGGATGTGCGCTCACCACCCGCGCCATCGAGGAGCAGATGAAGATCATCCTCAGTCTGACCGGTGGCCGTCCCGCCAATGACACGGTGGTGTCCTGGCTGCCGCTCTCGCACGACATGGGGATGTTCGGCTGTCTGCTCTACGCCTGGTCGTACGACTTCCACTTCGTGCTGTCCACGCCCGAGCGCTTCGCGATGGCGCCCCGCAGCTGGTTCCGCGACATGTCCGAGTACGAGGCCACCATGACCGCGGGCACCAGCACCGCGGTATATCTCGCCGCCCGCGCCCAGGGCCGCGCGGAACTCCCCAAGGAGCTGCGGCTGCGCGCCGCGGTGATCGGGGCCGAGCGCGTGGACTGGGACACCCTGGCCATGGCCACCGAGAAGTTCAGCCGTTTCGGCCTGTCCGAAACCGCCTTCCAGCCCGCGTACGGCATGGCCGAGGCCACCCTCGCGGTGACCGGCAAGCCGTGGGCCAACGCCCCGTCCTCGCTCGTCTTCGACGGAGCGGCACTGCTGGACCTGAAGGCGGTGGAGGTGTCCGCCGACCACCCCCGGGCCACCCGGCTGGTGTCCAACGGACTGGCGCTCCCCGGGGTCGAGGTGGTGGCCGGCTCCTCGGGCCAGGTGGCCGAGATCGAGGTCGGCTCGCCGAGCCTGGCCCAGGGGTACTACGCCGATCCGGAGCGCACCGCCGACCGGTTTGTGGACGGCCGGCTGCGCACCGGCGACCTGGGCTTCGTCCACGACGGCGAGCTGTATGTGATGGGGCGCTCGGACGACATGCTCTCCGTCGGCGGACGGAAGATCTACGCCGCGGAGATCGAGTCGGCCGTGGACTCCTTCCCGCAGGTGCGCAAGGGGTGTGCGGCGGTGGTGGACATCGGCGGCTCCGGGGATCTGCCCCGGCTGGTGCTGATGCTGGAGCCGCAGGGCAAGCCGCGTGACTTCCGGCCGATCGCGGACCAGGCGGCGGCCGTGGCGCTGGAGAAGTCGGGGGTCGCGCTGTCGGAATGTGTGTTCCTGCCGCGCGGCACCCTGCCGAAGACCCCCAGCGGAAAGATCCAGCGGTTCCGCTGCCGGGCGATGCTGGACGGGGACCGGCTCGAGCCGCTCGCCCGTGTGGCGTTCGCCTGA
- a CDS encoding cyclopropane-fatty-acyl-phospholipid synthase family protein — MTVDYQGATAESIRHHYDVSNDFYELWLDEELTYTCALWGEGDTLEDAQRRKLDYLIEGSRAPGARRVLDVGCGWGSLLKRLVGTHGVEQAVGLTLSSSQAQYLNGLELPRTEIRVENWLDHEPVESYDAIISIGAFEHFARTGLSRAERVAAYREFFQRCRSWLPRGGRLALQTNIKGNNTVMDKQTVRDLMFIMETVFPESEIPALSEVLEGSEKQFDVVTLRNDPDHYSRTCQEWLNRLRANREKALECVGELNVANYERYLGATVEHFAKRHLGLSRMVLEAV, encoded by the coding sequence GTGACGGTCGACTACCAAGGTGCCACCGCGGAATCGATCAGGCACCACTACGACGTCTCCAACGATTTCTATGAGTTGTGGCTGGACGAGGAGCTGACCTACACCTGCGCCCTGTGGGGCGAGGGGGACACTCTGGAGGACGCCCAGCGGCGGAAGCTGGACTATCTGATCGAGGGCTCCCGTGCGCCGGGCGCACGACGGGTGCTCGACGTCGGCTGCGGATGGGGAAGTCTGCTCAAGCGGCTGGTCGGCACGCACGGCGTCGAGCAGGCCGTGGGGCTGACGCTGAGTAGCAGTCAGGCGCAGTATCTGAACGGGCTGGAACTGCCCCGCACCGAGATCCGGGTGGAGAACTGGCTCGACCACGAACCCGTGGAGAGCTATGACGCCATCATCTCGATCGGCGCCTTCGAGCACTTCGCGCGCACCGGGCTGTCCCGCGCCGAGCGGGTCGCGGCGTACCGGGAATTCTTCCAGAGGTGCCGGTCCTGGCTGCCCCGGGGCGGCCGGCTCGCGCTCCAGACCAATATCAAGGGCAACAACACGGTCATGGACAAGCAGACCGTCCGTGACCTGATGTTCATCATGGAGACGGTCTTTCCGGAATCCGAGATTCCTGCACTCTCCGAGGTTCTGGAGGGCAGTGAGAAACAGTTTGACGTCGTCACGTTGCGCAACGACCCGGACCACTACAGCCGCACCTGTCAGGAGTGGCTGAACCGGCTGCGGGCGAACCGCGAGAAGGCCCTGGAATGCGTCGGCGAGCTCAATGTCGCCAACTACGAGAGGTACCTGGGCGCGACCGTCGAGCACTTCGCCAAGCGGCACCTGGGGCTGTCGAGAATGGTTCTCGAAGCGGTGTGA
- a CDS encoding roadblock/LC7 domain-containing protein, with product MRRTLRQRTERKHLMAAEPDVLEELRRLRARVVDVTGALAATSDGLVLAHDTATVEPEGVAALTAAALGVSQSLADATSRGAFRELLVRGEDGYVATYAAGPAAVLTVLAGRRTNVGRLHMEARRSGARIADLVGGSSHGPSTTRRP from the coding sequence ATGAGACGCACCTTGCGACAGCGCACGGAGAGGAAACACCTGATGGCCGCCGAACCCGATGTGCTGGAAGAACTCCGACGGTTACGGGCCAGGGTCGTCGATGTCACCGGTGCCCTGGCCGCCACCAGCGACGGCCTCGTGCTGGCGCATGACACGGCCACCGTCGAACCCGAGGGCGTCGCCGCGCTGACCGCCGCGGCCCTCGGGGTGTCGCAGTCGCTCGCGGACGCCACCAGCCGCGGCGCCTTCCGTGAGTTGCTGGTGCGCGGCGAGGACGGCTACGTCGCCACCTACGCGGCGGGACCCGCGGCGGTGCTGACCGTCCTGGCCGGACGCCGCACCAACGTCGGCCGACTCCATATGGAGGCCCGCCGGTCGGGCGCCCGGATCGCCGACCTGGTCGGCGGCTCCTCGCACGGGCCGAGCACCACGCGTCGCCCGTAG